From Streptomyces chrestomyceticus JCM 4735, one genomic window encodes:
- the fes gene encoding enterochelin esterase: MTVTAPPSDTPRHPPRVPRPSPVPRVTDERVVRRAAALSGAEFWRAVEREGTPLTGPDPYGAADHALVTFLWRGSPATRAVLVSPNKLADPRDPSGNLMERVPGTDVWHWSVRMRRDWHATYTLCVDEGDGPADAAAYWPWLRTQQRPDPYNQRAIASRWGDTPVSCVALSGAPQDEMWRERPGVPRGTVSVHTVRSALLGNERRVWRYAPPGGAEPGAELPVLVLLDGEMWQPGLGVATLLDNLIADGRIPPLAALLPESLGADTRWTEMTCDPRFTGFLADELLPWASADLPLTADPARTVVAGQSLGGLTAAYAAVSVPGRFGCVLAQSGSFWWPNGPGAQWLTERIAESPRLPVRFRLSAGEQEWVALPANRRLRDTLAAKGYDDAVYREFNGGHDYLCWRTELADGLCDLLGPGR; encoded by the coding sequence ATGACCGTCACCGCCCCGCCCTCCGACACGCCCCGGCACCCGCCCCGCGTGCCGCGGCCCTCCCCCGTGCCGCGCGTCACGGACGAGCGTGTCGTCCGCCGGGCGGCCGCGTTGTCCGGGGCGGAGTTCTGGCGGGCGGTGGAGCGCGAGGGTACGCCGCTGACCGGCCCGGACCCGTACGGTGCGGCGGACCACGCGCTGGTGACGTTCCTGTGGCGCGGCTCCCCCGCCACCCGCGCGGTCCTGGTGTCGCCCAACAAGCTCGCCGATCCGCGCGACCCGTCCGGGAATCTCATGGAACGCGTCCCGGGTACGGACGTGTGGCACTGGTCGGTGCGGATGCGCCGGGACTGGCACGCCACGTACACGCTGTGTGTGGACGAGGGTGACGGCCCGGCCGACGCCGCCGCGTACTGGCCCTGGCTGCGCACGCAGCAGCGCCCCGACCCGTACAACCAGCGCGCTATCGCGAGCCGCTGGGGCGACACCCCGGTGTCCTGCGTCGCGCTGTCCGGTGCGCCGCAGGATGAGATGTGGCGGGAGCGGCCCGGCGTACCCCGCGGCACGGTCTCCGTCCACACCGTACGCAGCGCGCTGCTCGGCAACGAGCGCCGGGTGTGGCGGTACGCGCCCCCGGGCGGCGCGGAACCGGGTGCGGAACTCCCCGTCCTCGTCCTCCTGGACGGAGAGATGTGGCAGCCGGGACTGGGGGTGGCCACGCTCCTGGACAACCTCATCGCGGACGGCCGCATCCCCCCGCTGGCCGCGCTGCTGCCGGAGTCGCTGGGCGCGGACACCCGCTGGACCGAGATGACGTGCGACCCGCGGTTCACCGGCTTTCTCGCGGACGAGTTGCTGCCCTGGGCGAGCGCGGACCTGCCGCTGACCGCCGACCCGGCCCGTACCGTCGTGGCGGGCCAGAGCCTGGGCGGCCTGACCGCCGCGTACGCCGCGGTGTCCGTGCCCGGCCGGTTCGGCTGCGTGCTGGCGCAGTCCGGCTCCTTCTGGTGGCCGAACGGTCCGGGCGCGCAGTGGCTGACCGAACGGATCGCGGAGTCCCCTCGGCTGCCGGTGCGGTTCCGGCTGTCGGCGGGCGAGCAGGAGTGGGTCGCGCTGCCCGCGAACCGCCGGCTGCGTGACACCCTGGCGGCGAAGGGGTACGACGACGCGGTGTACCGCGAGTTCAACGGCGGCCACGACTACCTGTGCTGGCGTACGGAGTTGGCCGACGGGCTGTGCGACCTGCTCGGCCCGGGGCGCTGA
- a CDS encoding DUF2690 domain-containing protein encodes MSDSEGEEEGNSEVEGEAEGDGSENRSPLRRVWRRLREHSTHALLVAVAAAVVGGVVPVLLTGALQDWLSPPAPAPATCPGAGCDGKDPQKEGCSADAVTWLPRADNPVALQVRRSKRCGAVWGRIINAEVGDVVTVRVEGGSARSAVVEYGKDQYTPMVSVGETFRVTACAEPTIAVSRTGSWRKYCIVATDTTAWK; translated from the coding sequence GTGAGTGATTCCGAGGGCGAGGAAGAGGGCAATTCCGAGGTCGAGGGTGAGGCCGAGGGGGACGGCTCGGAGAACCGGTCGCCGCTGCGCCGGGTGTGGCGCCGGCTGCGTGAACACAGTACGCACGCCCTCCTGGTGGCGGTCGCGGCGGCCGTCGTGGGCGGGGTGGTGCCGGTCCTGCTGACCGGGGCGTTGCAGGACTGGCTCTCCCCGCCGGCACCGGCACCGGCCACCTGCCCAGGAGCCGGATGCGACGGGAAGGACCCGCAGAAGGAGGGGTGCTCCGCCGATGCGGTCACCTGGCTCCCGCGGGCGGACAATCCGGTCGCGCTGCAGGTGCGGCGCAGCAAGCGCTGCGGGGCCGTGTGGGGGCGGATCATCAACGCGGAAGTGGGGGACGTGGTGACCGTCCGGGTGGAGGGCGGCTCGGCCCGCAGCGCCGTCGTCGAGTACGGCAAGGACCAGTACACGCCGATGGTGTCGGTGGGCGAAACGTTTCGGGTCACCGCTTGCGCGGAGCCGACCATCGCCGTCTCCCGTACCGGGAGTTGGCGCAAGTACTGCATCGTCGCGACGGACACCACCGCCTGGAAGTAA
- a CDS encoding ANTAR domain-containing protein produces MSVQELLVGLERAVDSGEHREWAVRCAHALGLEGIAVSLRWGAELVWFSDDISARLEDAQFTLGGPGVTTDFSGVPYQVPDLDSGTGERWPQFVVEAQSLGVRAVFVWPVRTGGARFGALTGYRRTPGPLSARQAADGLRVADALAGRLLTWRPDTGESTPHDGPGSAGAVDLHWVEVHQATGVLSCRLGVPLEEALVRLRARAFASGRPLTETARDILQDLPP; encoded by the coding sequence GTGTCTGTGCAGGAACTGCTCGTCGGTCTGGAGCGGGCCGTCGACTCCGGGGAACACCGGGAGTGGGCGGTACGGTGCGCGCACGCGCTGGGGCTGGAGGGTATCGCGGTCTCCTTGCGGTGGGGTGCGGAACTGGTGTGGTTCAGCGACGACATCAGCGCGCGGCTGGAGGACGCGCAGTTCACCCTGGGGGGCCCCGGGGTGACGACGGACTTCAGCGGAGTGCCCTACCAGGTGCCGGATCTGGACTCGGGCACGGGCGAACGGTGGCCGCAGTTCGTGGTCGAGGCCCAGTCGCTGGGCGTACGGGCGGTGTTCGTGTGGCCGGTACGGACCGGAGGCGCCCGGTTCGGTGCGCTGACCGGATACCGCAGGACGCCGGGGCCGCTGTCCGCGCGGCAGGCGGCGGACGGGCTGCGGGTGGCCGACGCGCTGGCCGGCCGGCTGCTGACCTGGCGGCCGGACACCGGGGAGTCCACGCCCCACGACGGGCCGGGTTCCGCGGGCGCGGTCGACCTGCACTGGGTCGAGGTGCACCAGGCCACCGGCGTGCTGAGCTGCCGGCTCGGCGTACCGCTGGAGGAGGCGCTGGTCCGGCTGCGGGCCCGGGCGTTCGCCTCCGGCCGACCCCTCACCGAGACCGCCCGCGACATCCTTCAGGATCTGCCGCCATGA
- a CDS encoding YncE family protein — MSALKTQPRVTARRLVRNATALAVAAGSVLAVSGTAVAHDRPAHRASYQVDTAQLATGLYQSAYSERHHVLWTTTAVGRPPVTQSRLLKVDPKTLKAKAAYTPPVTDQATGAVEAVYGVAVDDEHDTVWTTNTRDNSVAVYNQRTGKHLATLPNVAHAREIVVDKRHDLAWASGFGDGSVVAFDTRTFKEKKRVKVEGAGTAGLAVDTRTGTAYATDLTNDRIIAVSPYKAEPRFIPTGDAPIGIELSADGRTAYTANQAAGTLSVVDLRKGTVTRTVTTGAGAISVAADHRSGRVFVANRGSGTTTVVDPEKGTVLADLATGPNPNHVTVRRGTAYVVDKSAAGADRIDSVHRISLTRSH; from the coding sequence ATGAGCGCCCTCAAGACGCAGCCCCGCGTCACCGCCCGCCGCCTCGTCCGCAACGCCACCGCCCTGGCCGTCGCCGCGGGCAGCGTCCTGGCGGTGAGCGGCACCGCCGTCGCCCACGACCGGCCCGCGCACCGGGCGTCGTACCAGGTGGACACCGCGCAACTGGCCACCGGCCTCTACCAGTCCGCCTACTCCGAGCGCCACCACGTCCTGTGGACCACGACGGCCGTCGGCCGGCCCCCGGTCACCCAGTCCAGACTGCTGAAGGTCGACCCGAAGACGCTCAAGGCCAAGGCCGCGTACACCCCGCCGGTCACCGACCAGGCGACCGGCGCCGTCGAGGCGGTCTACGGCGTCGCCGTGGACGACGAGCACGACACCGTCTGGACCACCAACACCCGCGACAACTCGGTGGCCGTCTACAACCAGCGCACCGGCAAGCACCTCGCCACCCTGCCCAATGTCGCCCACGCCCGCGAGATCGTCGTCGACAAGCGCCACGATCTCGCCTGGGCCAGCGGCTTCGGCGACGGCTCGGTCGTCGCCTTCGACACCCGCACCTTCAAGGAGAAGAAGCGCGTCAAGGTCGAGGGCGCCGGCACCGCCGGACTCGCCGTGGACACCCGCACCGGCACCGCCTACGCCACCGACCTGACCAACGACCGGATCATCGCGGTCAGCCCGTACAAGGCCGAGCCGCGCTTCATCCCCACCGGCGACGCCCCCATCGGCATCGAGCTGTCCGCCGACGGCCGCACCGCCTACACCGCCAACCAGGCCGCGGGCACCCTCTCGGTCGTCGACCTGCGCAAGGGCACCGTCACCCGGACCGTCACCACCGGCGCGGGCGCGATCTCCGTCGCCGCCGACCACCGCTCCGGCCGGGTCTTCGTCGCCAACCGGGGCAGCGGCACCACCACCGTCGTGGACCCGGAGAAGGGCACCGTCCTGGCCGACCTGGCCACCGGCCCCAACCCGAACCACGTCACGGTCCGCCGCGGCACGGCCTACGTCGTCGACAAGTCCGCCGCCGGTGCCGACCGGATCGACTCGGTGCACCGCATCAGCCTCACACGCTCCCACTGA
- a CDS encoding M48 family metallopeptidase has product MGTTLRALRALFLLAGFYVLALAVLCALTGAALAAWAWAPTGGAVTATVLAVLVGLPILRGVCTLGTGDDGKHGLAVTEAGQAELWHAVRSLAERTGTRAPDRLLLTEEVNAAVHERTRLLGLLPGRRSLYLGVPLLIGLSEPQLHSVIAHELGHYGNADTRLAGITLRGRDSVLRTVAGFQAPGRTRSDRRKPGQDGGRTSAAEAGAERRGSTVTVAVRAVRTGLGRIAGPLLYGVVSRPFQAYARFYLRATQSVGRQQELAADRVAARVAGRDATASALREIAVLDVVHDVYVGRYVGLGARAGLLPPHGEVVGGVRQLLDDPELRADLAELRGEPPSGDPTPYDSHPPVAERVRLIEALPDDGPATSPARPALALLRDAERVLVEVEGTVLTPEALVMERTDWPDLTHRAVHTLTEADAQPLRRAMAAFGITPGSAAEDLAALLDAVDAGRLWWVARHLPKSPEAARASGRAAREFLRPDLEEGVRNLAELALVEAAGARWEPSWVAGPRLRLPGERDVEDELAAAVRAAVADDPDTGPLRGLLAG; this is encoded by the coding sequence GTGGGCACCACTCTGCGCGCTCTGCGTGCACTGTTCCTGCTGGCCGGCTTCTACGTCCTCGCCCTCGCCGTACTCTGCGCGCTCACCGGCGCCGCACTGGCGGCCTGGGCCTGGGCGCCGACCGGCGGCGCCGTCACGGCGACCGTGCTCGCCGTCCTGGTGGGCCTGCCGATTCTGCGGGGCGTCTGCACGCTCGGTACGGGCGACGACGGCAAGCACGGGCTCGCGGTCACCGAGGCCGGACAGGCCGAGCTGTGGCACGCCGTCCGCTCGCTGGCCGAGCGCACCGGCACCCGGGCGCCCGACAGGCTGCTCCTCACCGAAGAGGTGAACGCGGCCGTCCATGAACGCACCCGGCTGCTGGGCCTGCTGCCCGGCCGGCGCAGCCTGTACCTGGGTGTACCGCTGCTGATCGGCCTCAGCGAACCCCAACTGCACTCGGTCATCGCCCACGAACTCGGCCACTACGGCAACGCGGACACCCGGCTCGCCGGTATCACCCTGCGCGGCCGTGACAGCGTGCTGCGGACGGTGGCGGGATTCCAGGCGCCCGGACGGACGCGGAGCGACCGGAGGAAGCCCGGTCAGGACGGGGGCCGGACAAGCGCCGCCGAGGCAGGGGCCGAGCGGCGCGGGAGTACGGTCACGGTCGCCGTCCGGGCGGTCCGGACCGGACTCGGGAGAATCGCCGGGCCGTTGCTGTACGGCGTGGTGTCCAGGCCCTTCCAGGCGTACGCGCGGTTCTACCTGCGGGCCACGCAGAGCGTGGGCCGGCAGCAGGAACTCGCCGCGGACCGGGTGGCGGCCCGGGTCGCAGGCCGGGACGCCACGGCCTCGGCGCTGCGGGAGATCGCCGTCCTGGACGTCGTCCACGACGTCTACGTGGGCCGGTACGTCGGCCTGGGCGCCCGGGCGGGCCTGCTCCCGCCGCACGGCGAGGTCGTCGGCGGCGTACGGCAGTTGCTCGACGACCCCGAGCTGCGGGCCGACTTGGCGGAGTTGCGCGGGGAACCGCCGTCCGGCGACCCCACCCCGTACGACTCGCACCCGCCGGTGGCCGAACGGGTCCGGCTGATCGAGGCACTGCCCGACGACGGCCCGGCCACGTCCCCGGCACGGCCCGCGCTGGCCCTGTTGCGCGATGCGGAGCGGGTGCTGGTCGAGGTGGAGGGCACCGTCCTCACGCCCGAGGCGCTGGTCATGGAGCGCACCGACTGGCCGGACCTGACGCACCGGGCCGTGCACACGCTGACGGAAGCGGACGCGCAGCCGTTGCGGAGGGCGATGGCGGCCTTCGGCATCACGCCGGGCAGCGCGGCGGAGGATCTGGCGGCCCTGCTGGACGCCGTCGACGCGGGACGGCTGTGGTGGGTCGCCCGGCACCTGCCCAAGTCACCGGAGGCGGCCCGTGCCAGCGGCCGGGCAGCACGCGAGTTCCTGCGCCCGGACCTGGAGGAGGGGGTGCGGAACCTCGCGGAACTCGCCCTCGTGGAGGCGGCCGGGGCGCGCTGGGAACCGTCCTGGGTCGCCGGGCCCCGGCTCCGGCTGCCGGGGGAGCGGGACGTCGAGGACGAACTGGCGGCGGCGGTACGGGCGGCCGTCGCGGACGACCCCGACACCGGACCGCTGCGCGGCCTCCTCGCCGGCTGA
- a CDS encoding DUF4190 domain-containing protein, protein MTVSTPPDGEQPVAPPPDDRDPWRPPSPDHGPAPAPWGPPPTGLPPAGLPLAPRPGNGMAVTALVLGVLGVVLALPVVLFWMSWLPALLAVIFGSVGLGLARKGRARGKGMALAGVLLGVGGLLGAIVGGVVFATVVHKANDDASAWIEKAKKSAEAEKKARHPSFGDSYTFGNGLKVTVAEPRPFVPDGYVLGHAKGNKAVQVTIKVVNTGTERVEIETGLPSVNDADGASTELVIDGSGRQKVLKGYVLPGREVVGTYAFSLPPDAADRMEVEFTPDAKRWERTYWSGPTGLTGK, encoded by the coding sequence GTGACCGTATCCACTCCGCCCGACGGTGAGCAGCCCGTCGCCCCGCCGCCGGACGACCGCGACCCGTGGCGCCCGCCGTCCCCCGACCACGGGCCGGCTCCCGCCCCCTGGGGCCCGCCTCCGACGGGGCTGCCCCCGGCGGGGTTGCCGCTCGCGCCGCGGCCCGGCAACGGCATGGCCGTCACGGCGCTGGTCCTCGGTGTCCTCGGCGTCGTACTCGCCCTGCCCGTCGTCCTGTTCTGGATGTCCTGGCTGCCGGCGCTGCTGGCTGTGATCTTCGGGTCCGTCGGGCTCGGCCTGGCACGCAAGGGCCGGGCGCGGGGCAAGGGCATGGCGCTGGCCGGTGTGCTGCTGGGCGTGGGTGGACTGCTGGGCGCGATCGTCGGCGGAGTCGTCTTCGCCACCGTGGTGCACAAGGCGAACGACGACGCGAGCGCCTGGATCGAGAAGGCGAAGAAGTCCGCCGAGGCCGAGAAGAAGGCGCGGCACCCGTCGTTCGGTGACTCCTACACCTTCGGGAACGGGCTGAAGGTGACGGTCGCCGAGCCGCGGCCGTTCGTCCCGGACGGCTACGTCCTGGGGCACGCCAAGGGCAACAAGGCCGTCCAGGTGACGATCAAGGTGGTCAACACCGGGACCGAGCGGGTCGAGATCGAGACGGGACTGCCCTCGGTCAACGACGCCGACGGCGCCTCGACGGAGCTGGTGATCGACGGCAGCGGGCGGCAGAAGGTCCTCAAGGGGTACGTCCTGCCCGGCCGGGAGGTCGTCGGCACGTACGCGTTCTCGCTGCCGCCGGACGCCGCCGACCGTATGGAGGTCGAGTTCACTCCGGACGCGAAGCGGTGGGAGCGGACCTACTGGAGCGGGCCCACCGGACTGACGGGGAAGTGA
- a CDS encoding DUF1707 domain-containing protein: protein MTPPSEHSHRPLDEDDRERALQRLRDAYADGLVPHEEMDERLDQVLTAETHDELASLLASLPPERPGTTSTIAAAGGRIRRRGAWRVPRVLKVGSAFGKVRLDLSRAVIEHPVVDIELQLGTGGAKITVPREAVVDVEGLHTGWKDLRYQAPKRSGDGPKIRISGAVGFGRLKIRHARR, encoded by the coding sequence GTGACACCACCATCGGAACATTCGCACCGGCCGCTCGACGAGGACGACCGCGAGAGGGCCCTGCAACGCCTGCGGGATGCGTATGCCGACGGGCTCGTCCCGCACGAGGAGATGGACGAACGTCTCGACCAGGTGCTCACCGCCGAGACGCACGATGAACTGGCATCGCTCCTGGCCTCGCTGCCCCCGGAGCGTCCGGGCACCACGTCGACGATCGCGGCCGCCGGCGGACGGATCCGGCGGCGGGGCGCGTGGCGGGTGCCCCGGGTCCTGAAGGTCGGGTCCGCGTTCGGGAAGGTACGGCTGGATCTGTCCCGGGCGGTCATCGAGCATCCGGTCGTCGACATCGAGCTGCAACTCGGTACCGGCGGGGCGAAGATCACGGTGCCGCGCGAGGCGGTCGTCGACGTCGAGGGTCTGCACACCGGGTGGAAGGACCTGCGCTACCAGGCCCCGAAGCGGTCCGGCGACGGACCGAAGATCCGCATTTCCGGGGCCGTGGGCTTCGGACGGCTGAAGATCCGCCACGCGCGGCGCTGA
- a CDS encoding ANTAR domain-containing protein: protein MAQAFADAATIGLIHARTLRHTDTGIIDEQLHGALHGRILIEQAKGYLAAHREVSLGDAFDLMRDHARRHSLLLSTVAQSAIDAGDLPGPPAGPHHPAEDAPAE, encoded by the coding sequence ATGGCGCAGGCGTTCGCCGACGCGGCCACCATCGGTCTGATCCACGCCCGTACCCTCCGGCACACCGACACGGGCATCATCGACGAACAACTGCACGGCGCCCTGCACGGCCGCATCCTCATCGAACAGGCCAAGGGCTACCTCGCCGCGCACCGTGAGGTCTCCCTCGGAGACGCCTTCGACCTCATGCGCGACCACGCCCGCCGGCACAGCCTGCTGCTGTCCACCGTCGCGCAGAGCGCCATCGACGCCGGCGACCTGCCCGGGCCGCCGGCCGGTCCTCACCACCCGGCCGAGGACGCGCCGGCCGAGTGA
- a CDS encoding phosphopantetheine-binding protein, whose product MALTIDHLRADVADVLGEDPADIPVDENLVDYGMDSVRIMALLERWRRDHGTRAGFVDLAEQPAIEAWARILGADS is encoded by the coding sequence ATGGCTCTGACCATCGACCACCTGCGCGCGGACGTCGCCGACGTGCTGGGCGAGGACCCGGCCGACATCCCCGTCGACGAGAACCTCGTCGACTACGGCATGGACTCGGTCCGCATCATGGCGCTCCTGGAACGATGGCGGCGCGACCACGGCACCCGGGCCGGCTTCGTGGACCTCGCCGAGCAGCCCGCCATCGAGGCATGGGCCCGCATCCTGGGCGCGGACTCATGA